The Gasterosteus aculeatus chromosome 17, fGasAcu3.hap1.1, whole genome shotgun sequence genome includes a window with the following:
- the pfkfb4b gene encoding 6-phosphofructo-2-kinase/fructose-2,6-bisphosphatase 4b isoform X3, whose translation MRGGCRPRHTRDRAVCMTNCPTLIVTVGLPARGKTYISKKLTRYLNWIGVPTKEFNVGQYRRECLKIYRSFEFFRPDNEEGLRIRRQCALAALNDVRQYLSVEGGQVAVFDATNTTRERRGTIVKFAEQNGFKVFFVESVCEDPDVIAQNIVQVKLDSPDYLHCNTEEAVEDFMKRIKCYESSYQPLDEVLDRDLSYIKIMDVGCRYLVNRVLDHIQSRIVYYLMNIHITPRSIYLCRHGESDLNIKGRIGGDSGLSARGKEYAKSLRKFIQEQKINDLKVWTSQMKRTIQTAECLEVPYEQWKSLNEIDAGVCEEMRYEEIQEHFPLEFALRDQDKYRYRYPKGESYEDLVQRLEPVIMELERQENVLVVCHQAVMRCLLAYFLDKTADELPYLKCPLHTVLKLTPMAYGCKVESVCLGVDSVNTHRDRPEVGVPGSTQKCPSVDDVDNFSPPQG comes from the exons ACTGTTGGACTTCCAGCTCGAGGAAAGACTTACATTTCAAAGAAGCTCACTCGCTATTTAAACTGGATTGGTGTGCCAACCAAAG AGTTCAATGTTGGCCAGTACCGGAGGGAGTGTCTGAAGATCTACAGGTCATTTGAGTTCTTCCGTCCAGATAATGAAGAAGGTTTGAGAATCAGACG ACAGTGTGCGTTGGCAGCACTCAATGATGTCCGTCAGTACCTGAGTGTCGAAGGAGGACAGGTGGCG GTGTTCGATGCCACAAATACGACAAGAGAAAGGAGAGGAACTATTGTCAAGTTTGCTGAGCAGAATGGCTTCAAG GTGTTTTTTgtggagtctgtgtgtgaggaCCCAGATGTCATTGCACAGAATATCGTG CAAGTGAAGTTGGACAGTCCAGACTACCTCCACTGCAACACAGAGGAGGCCGTTGAGGACTTCATGAAGAGGATCAAGTGTTACGAGTCGTCCTATCAGCCTCTGGACGAGGTCCTGGACAG GGATCTGTCCTATATAAAGATCATGGACGTGGGCTGCCGCTACCTGGTGAACCGCGTCCTCGACCACATCCAAAGCCGAATTGTCTACTACCTGATGAACATCCACATCACGCCACGCTCCATCTACCTGTGTCGCCACGGGGAGAGCGACCTCAACATCAAGGGGCGGATCGGAGGAGACTCTGGCTTATCGGCCAGAGGAAAAGAG TACGCCAAAAGTCTGAGGAAATTCATCCAGGAGCAGAAAATCAACGATCTGAAAGTGTGGACCAGTCAGATGAAGAGGACCATCCAGACAGCCGAGTGCCTGGAGGTGCCCTACGAACAATGGAAGTCCCTCAACGAAATCGACGCT GGGGTGTGTGAGGAAATGAGGTACGAGGAGATTCAGGAGCACTTCCCTCTGGAGTTTGCTCTCAGAGACCAAGACAAGTACCGCTACCGCTATCCTAAAGGAGAG TCCTACGAGGACCTGGTGCAGCGACTGGAGCCAGTGATCATGGAGTTGGAGAGACAGGAGAACGTTCTGGTGGTTTGTCACCAGGCCGTCATGCGTTGTCTTCTGGCATATTTCCTGGACAAGACTGCAG atgAGTTGCCTTATCTTAAGTGTCCTTTGCACACAGTATTGAAGTTGACCCCCATGGCTTACG GATGTAAAGTGGAGTCCGTCTGTTTAGGCGTGGactctgtgaacacacacagagaccgaCCGGAGGTAGGTGTCCCAGGCAGCACACAGAAATGTCCGTCAGTGGACGACGTAGACAACTTCAGCCCACCTCAGGGGTGA
- the pfkfb4b gene encoding 6-phosphofructo-2-kinase/fructose-2,6-bisphosphatase 4b isoform X2 yields MLDNEEFILDAYPRELTQNPLKKIWMPCRNAHIAHRRVCMTNCPTLIVTVGLPARGKTYISKKLTRYLNWIGVPTKEFNVGQYRRECLKIYRSFEFFRPDNEEGLRIRRQCALAALNDVRQYLSVEGGQVAVFDATNTTRERRGTIVKFAEQNGFKVFFVESVCEDPDVIAQNIVQVKLDSPDYLHCNTEEAVEDFMKRIKCYESSYQPLDEVLDRDLSYIKIMDVGCRYLVNRVLDHIQSRIVYYLMNIHITPRSIYLCRHGESDLNIKGRIGGDSGLSARGKEYAKSLRKFIQEQKINDLKVWTSQMKRTIQTAECLEVPYEQWKSLNEIDAGVCEEMRYEEIQEHFPLEFALRDQDKYRYRYPKGESYEDLVQRLEPVIMELERQENVLVVCHQAVMRCLLAYFLDKTADELPYLKCPLHTVLKLTPMAYGCKVESVCLGVDSVNTHRDRPENVKVQRSTEDALQTVPAHL; encoded by the exons ACTGTTGGACTTCCAGCTCGAGGAAAGACTTACATTTCAAAGAAGCTCACTCGCTATTTAAACTGGATTGGTGTGCCAACCAAAG AGTTCAATGTTGGCCAGTACCGGAGGGAGTGTCTGAAGATCTACAGGTCATTTGAGTTCTTCCGTCCAGATAATGAAGAAGGTTTGAGAATCAGACG ACAGTGTGCGTTGGCAGCACTCAATGATGTCCGTCAGTACCTGAGTGTCGAAGGAGGACAGGTGGCG GTGTTCGATGCCACAAATACGACAAGAGAAAGGAGAGGAACTATTGTCAAGTTTGCTGAGCAGAATGGCTTCAAG GTGTTTTTTgtggagtctgtgtgtgaggaCCCAGATGTCATTGCACAGAATATCGTG CAAGTGAAGTTGGACAGTCCAGACTACCTCCACTGCAACACAGAGGAGGCCGTTGAGGACTTCATGAAGAGGATCAAGTGTTACGAGTCGTCCTATCAGCCTCTGGACGAGGTCCTGGACAG GGATCTGTCCTATATAAAGATCATGGACGTGGGCTGCCGCTACCTGGTGAACCGCGTCCTCGACCACATCCAAAGCCGAATTGTCTACTACCTGATGAACATCCACATCACGCCACGCTCCATCTACCTGTGTCGCCACGGGGAGAGCGACCTCAACATCAAGGGGCGGATCGGAGGAGACTCTGGCTTATCGGCCAGAGGAAAAGAG TACGCCAAAAGTCTGAGGAAATTCATCCAGGAGCAGAAAATCAACGATCTGAAAGTGTGGACCAGTCAGATGAAGAGGACCATCCAGACAGCCGAGTGCCTGGAGGTGCCCTACGAACAATGGAAGTCCCTCAACGAAATCGACGCT GGGGTGTGTGAGGAAATGAGGTACGAGGAGATTCAGGAGCACTTCCCTCTGGAGTTTGCTCTCAGAGACCAAGACAAGTACCGCTACCGCTATCCTAAAGGAGAG TCCTACGAGGACCTGGTGCAGCGACTGGAGCCAGTGATCATGGAGTTGGAGAGACAGGAGAACGTTCTGGTGGTTTGTCACCAGGCCGTCATGCGTTGTCTTCTGGCATATTTCCTGGACAAGACTGCAG atgAGTTGCCTTATCTTAAGTGTCCTTTGCACACAGTATTGAAGTTGACCCCCATGGCTTACG GATGTAAAGTGGAGTCCGTCTGTTTAGGCGTGGactctgtgaacacacacagagaccgaCCGGAG AATGTGAAAGTGCAGCGCTCCACTGAAGACGCTCTGCAGACGGTCCCAGCTCACCTCTGA
- the arpc4 gene encoding actin-related protein 2/3 complex subunit 4, translating to MTATLRPYLNAVRATLQAALCLENFSSQVVERHNKPEVEVRSSKELLLQPVVISRNDKEKVLIEGSINSVRVSIAVKQADEIEKILCHKFMRFMMMRAENFFILRRKPVDGYDISFLITNFHTEQMYKHKLVDYVIHFMEEIDKEISEMKLSVNARARIVAEEFLKNF from the exons ATG ACGGCTACTTTGCGCCCATACCTCAATGCGGTTCGTGCGACCTTGCAGGCCGCCCTCTGCCTGGAGAACTTCTCCTCGCAAGTGGTGGAGAGACACAACAAGCCAGAGGTGGAAGTGCG AAGTAGTAAAGAGTTGCTCCTCCAGCCTGTGGTCATCAGCCGAAATGACAAGGAGAAAGTCCTGATTGAGGGCTCCATCAACTCTGTCAGAGTCAGCATCGCTGTCAAGCAG GCAGATGAGATTGAGAAGATTCTGTGCCATAAATTCATGCGTTTCATGATGATGAGAGCAGAGAACTTCTTCATCCTGAGGAGGAAACCTGTGGAC GGCTACGACATCAGTTTTCTCATCACCAACTTTCACACGGAGCAGatgtacaaacacaaactggtTGACTATGTCATTCATTTCATGGAGGAAATTGACAAGGAGATCAGTGAAATGAAGCTGTCCGTCAACGCCAGGGCTCGTATTGTCGCAGAGGAGTTCCTCAAAAAT TTCTGA
- the pfkfb4b gene encoding 6-phosphofructo-2-kinase/fructose-2,6-bisphosphatase 4b isoform X4, whose amino-acid sequence MRGGCRPRHTRDRAVCMTNCPTLIVTVGLPARGKTYISKKLTRYLNWIGVPTKEFNVGQYRRECLKIYRSFEFFRPDNEEGLRIRRQCALAALNDVRQYLSVEGGQVAVFDATNTTRERRGTIVKFAEQNGFKVFFVESVCEDPDVIAQNIVQVKLDSPDYLHCNTEEAVEDFMKRIKCYESSYQPLDEVLDRDLSYIKIMDVGCRYLVNRVLDHIQSRIVYYLMNIHITPRSIYLCRHGESDLNIKGRIGGDSGLSARGKEYAKSLRKFIQEQKINDLKVWTSQMKRTIQTAECLEVPYEQWKSLNEIDAGVCEEMRYEEIQEHFPLEFALRDQDKYRYRYPKGESYEDLVQRLEPVIMELERQENVLVVCHQAVMRCLLAYFLDKTADELPYLKCPLHTVLKLTPMAYGCKVESVCLGVDSVNTHRDRPENVKVQRSTEDALQTVPAHL is encoded by the exons ACTGTTGGACTTCCAGCTCGAGGAAAGACTTACATTTCAAAGAAGCTCACTCGCTATTTAAACTGGATTGGTGTGCCAACCAAAG AGTTCAATGTTGGCCAGTACCGGAGGGAGTGTCTGAAGATCTACAGGTCATTTGAGTTCTTCCGTCCAGATAATGAAGAAGGTTTGAGAATCAGACG ACAGTGTGCGTTGGCAGCACTCAATGATGTCCGTCAGTACCTGAGTGTCGAAGGAGGACAGGTGGCG GTGTTCGATGCCACAAATACGACAAGAGAAAGGAGAGGAACTATTGTCAAGTTTGCTGAGCAGAATGGCTTCAAG GTGTTTTTTgtggagtctgtgtgtgaggaCCCAGATGTCATTGCACAGAATATCGTG CAAGTGAAGTTGGACAGTCCAGACTACCTCCACTGCAACACAGAGGAGGCCGTTGAGGACTTCATGAAGAGGATCAAGTGTTACGAGTCGTCCTATCAGCCTCTGGACGAGGTCCTGGACAG GGATCTGTCCTATATAAAGATCATGGACGTGGGCTGCCGCTACCTGGTGAACCGCGTCCTCGACCACATCCAAAGCCGAATTGTCTACTACCTGATGAACATCCACATCACGCCACGCTCCATCTACCTGTGTCGCCACGGGGAGAGCGACCTCAACATCAAGGGGCGGATCGGAGGAGACTCTGGCTTATCGGCCAGAGGAAAAGAG TACGCCAAAAGTCTGAGGAAATTCATCCAGGAGCAGAAAATCAACGATCTGAAAGTGTGGACCAGTCAGATGAAGAGGACCATCCAGACAGCCGAGTGCCTGGAGGTGCCCTACGAACAATGGAAGTCCCTCAACGAAATCGACGCT GGGGTGTGTGAGGAAATGAGGTACGAGGAGATTCAGGAGCACTTCCCTCTGGAGTTTGCTCTCAGAGACCAAGACAAGTACCGCTACCGCTATCCTAAAGGAGAG TCCTACGAGGACCTGGTGCAGCGACTGGAGCCAGTGATCATGGAGTTGGAGAGACAGGAGAACGTTCTGGTGGTTTGTCACCAGGCCGTCATGCGTTGTCTTCTGGCATATTTCCTGGACAAGACTGCAG atgAGTTGCCTTATCTTAAGTGTCCTTTGCACACAGTATTGAAGTTGACCCCCATGGCTTACG GATGTAAAGTGGAGTCCGTCTGTTTAGGCGTGGactctgtgaacacacacagagaccgaCCGGAG AATGTGAAAGTGCAGCGCTCCACTGAAGACGCTCTGCAGACGGTCCCAGCTCACCTCTGA
- the pfkfb4b gene encoding 6-phosphofructo-2-kinase/fructose-2,6-bisphosphatase 4b isoform X1 — MLDNEEFILDAYPRELTQNPLKKIWMPCRNAHIAHRRVCMTNCPTLIVTVGLPARGKTYISKKLTRYLNWIGVPTKEFNVGQYRRECLKIYRSFEFFRPDNEEGLRIRRQCALAALNDVRQYLSVEGGQVAVFDATNTTRERRGTIVKFAEQNGFKVFFVESVCEDPDVIAQNIVQVKLDSPDYLHCNTEEAVEDFMKRIKCYESSYQPLDEVLDRDLSYIKIMDVGCRYLVNRVLDHIQSRIVYYLMNIHITPRSIYLCRHGESDLNIKGRIGGDSGLSARGKEYAKSLRKFIQEQKINDLKVWTSQMKRTIQTAECLEVPYEQWKSLNEIDAGVCEEMRYEEIQEHFPLEFALRDQDKYRYRYPKGESYEDLVQRLEPVIMELERQENVLVVCHQAVMRCLLAYFLDKTADELPYLKCPLHTVLKLTPMAYGCKVESVCLGVDSVNTHRDRPEVGVPGSTQKCPSVDDVDNFSPPQG; from the exons ACTGTTGGACTTCCAGCTCGAGGAAAGACTTACATTTCAAAGAAGCTCACTCGCTATTTAAACTGGATTGGTGTGCCAACCAAAG AGTTCAATGTTGGCCAGTACCGGAGGGAGTGTCTGAAGATCTACAGGTCATTTGAGTTCTTCCGTCCAGATAATGAAGAAGGTTTGAGAATCAGACG ACAGTGTGCGTTGGCAGCACTCAATGATGTCCGTCAGTACCTGAGTGTCGAAGGAGGACAGGTGGCG GTGTTCGATGCCACAAATACGACAAGAGAAAGGAGAGGAACTATTGTCAAGTTTGCTGAGCAGAATGGCTTCAAG GTGTTTTTTgtggagtctgtgtgtgaggaCCCAGATGTCATTGCACAGAATATCGTG CAAGTGAAGTTGGACAGTCCAGACTACCTCCACTGCAACACAGAGGAGGCCGTTGAGGACTTCATGAAGAGGATCAAGTGTTACGAGTCGTCCTATCAGCCTCTGGACGAGGTCCTGGACAG GGATCTGTCCTATATAAAGATCATGGACGTGGGCTGCCGCTACCTGGTGAACCGCGTCCTCGACCACATCCAAAGCCGAATTGTCTACTACCTGATGAACATCCACATCACGCCACGCTCCATCTACCTGTGTCGCCACGGGGAGAGCGACCTCAACATCAAGGGGCGGATCGGAGGAGACTCTGGCTTATCGGCCAGAGGAAAAGAG TACGCCAAAAGTCTGAGGAAATTCATCCAGGAGCAGAAAATCAACGATCTGAAAGTGTGGACCAGTCAGATGAAGAGGACCATCCAGACAGCCGAGTGCCTGGAGGTGCCCTACGAACAATGGAAGTCCCTCAACGAAATCGACGCT GGGGTGTGTGAGGAAATGAGGTACGAGGAGATTCAGGAGCACTTCCCTCTGGAGTTTGCTCTCAGAGACCAAGACAAGTACCGCTACCGCTATCCTAAAGGAGAG TCCTACGAGGACCTGGTGCAGCGACTGGAGCCAGTGATCATGGAGTTGGAGAGACAGGAGAACGTTCTGGTGGTTTGTCACCAGGCCGTCATGCGTTGTCTTCTGGCATATTTCCTGGACAAGACTGCAG atgAGTTGCCTTATCTTAAGTGTCCTTTGCACACAGTATTGAAGTTGACCCCCATGGCTTACG GATGTAAAGTGGAGTCCGTCTGTTTAGGCGTGGactctgtgaacacacacagagaccgaCCGGAGGTAGGTGTCCCAGGCAGCACACAGAAATGTCCGTCAGTGGACGACGTAGACAACTTCAGCCCACCTCAGGGGTGA